A window of bacterium genomic DNA:
GAATTGTTGAAGTACGACCCGTCCAGCGAATAATTGTTGAAGAGCCAGTTACGGCCGCCGAAACTGAAACTGCCGTCGCTGCGCGGATCGAGACGTGTAAGATCGGTTGTTGAACGCTTAATTGACGGCATTTGGGCTAGATCTGCCGTGCTGATGTGGGTTGCTGCTCCCGTACGGTCTCGGTTCATGACTTCATCTTTTTCGGCAACTATTATGATGTCCTCACCCGCTATGGCTTCTTCGGTGAGTCGGAAAGAAAGTTTAACCGTCTGGCCGAGGCTGATGTGAATATCTTTTTCTTCACGCGGCTTGAAACCCATAAATGTGACTTTGACGGTATAGGGACCGCCAATACGCATATTCAAGATAGTAAAAGCGCCGCTCGCCGTCGTTACGGCTCCGTAATAAGATCCGCTGGCTTCATGCACGGCCGTCACGTTAGCGCCGTAAAGGGGATTATTTTTGTCGTCCATGACGGAACCGCTGACGCTTCCGGTCGTGACACCTTGAGCGAGTATTCTATTTCCGCTGCTAAGCAACAGAACGGATACGGCTAAGGTCAACCATATCCATTCGCGAACTACTTGAAAGGGAATTCGCATAAGTTCCTCCGTTAGGTTAAGGGTTAGAAATTAAGATATTTTTGATAACTGGGAATTGCATGGGATTAAATGGTTCAAAAGAACAGCCGTCATGGGTGACGGTAGATGATATGATGTAACCAAGATAACATACCGATTTATGATTCTCAACAAAAAAATACGTAAAAGATCATTGTTCACATCGGAAGGTCAACTGAAACAAAACAGCTTCGTGAACTGCCGCACGACTCCGGCGCTGCGAATTGATTATCCGGGCCGGCGGTGGTCATCGTGCACAAACACCAGTACTGCGCGGTGGCGGATTCGCCGCTTCGCCATGCATCCGGCCGATCCGCTTCAGGAATATAGGCGGTTTTGGTTCGCAAGTGACGGCATTGAGTTTGGTTTGTATTTTCCATAATAGCCTCTGTGTATTGGTAACTAAACAGCAAGAAAGAAAAACGAACTGAGATGTTTACTTTAACGGATCAATTCCCGCCGCCCAACAAATCGTACGCGCGATGACAGTTTTAAAAACCTGAACTTTATATTCGTTCTTCGAAAGCGGACCGGCGTCTTTCATTGCCGCCTCGGCCGCTCGCTGCGCAAGTTCTTTCGTAACTATATTTCCTTTCAGCAGCGCCTCGGCTTTTTGGATACGCCACGGGATCGGGGCAGCAGCTCCCAAAACGATACGAGAATCCGTGCATTTTCCTTCATGTAGATGCATGACGACGGCAACTTCCGCGATCGGCCAGTCAAAACTCTGTTTTTCTTTTTGTTTATAATAATAACTTGTCCAGCCCGGCGTCAGTGGCGGAATAATGATCTCAGTGATCAATTCGCCTTGTTTCAAAATATGCTCGCTTGCCATATTTACCGAAGGCATAACATAAAATTCAGAGATCGGGATCTCACGTTCCGCCTTTTCAGAAGCTATTTTCAATTTCGCATCGAGGGCCATGAGCGCGACAGCCGTTGCGGAGGGATGAACGATCACGCATCCTTCATCATTACCGAAAATCGCGTGGTACTGGTTTTCTCCGTCGAATGCATAACAGATCTTGCCGTTTTTTCGTGAACAATCGAAATCGGCGCTTCTAAAATACCAGCAGCGCGGACGCTGGCATAAATTACCGCCCAATGTGGCTACGTTTCTGATCTGCGGCGTTGCCGCCCCCAAGGCCGCCTGCGACAAGGCTTTGTAGGCATCCTGCAATTTATCGCTGCTTGAAATTTCGTCGAGTGTGGCGGTCGGCCCGATAACGATTCCGCGGCGTCCGTCCTGTGTGATGTAGTGCAGATCCTCTAAGGAACGGATATGCACCAGGCGTTGCGGCTGCGTGAGCCCTTCTTTCATGAGATCCAAAAGGTCGATACCGCCGGCTTTGATTTGGGAGCCGGGTTCTTTGAGAAAAGTAAAAACCTCGTCAATTTTTTTGGGAACGGCATACTCGAATTTATTCATATGATTCTCCTAAATGTTTTCAAGCTGGCGGAGCGTCCGCTCTGACTCAATATTACCCGTATTCAATGTTGTCTTGGGTTCAAGCAGAAGCAGGTGCACTTCTTCTTCCGCAACAGGCAAATGATCCACGCCTTTGGGAATAATGACAAATTCACCTTCATTTAACTGCAAATCACGGTCTCTCAATCTCATAAGTAATTTTCCTTTGATCACGAGAAACATTTCATCTTCGTTATCATGATGATGCCAGATAAATTCTCCTTTGAGCTTTGCTAATTTCACGTGCGTATCATTGATCTCACCCACGATTTTCGGGCTCCAATGATCTTGGAACATTGAAAATTTTTCGTTAATATTTACTTTTTCAATCACGATCATGCTCCTTTTATCGCTTTAAAAACCACCGCCGGCGTCATAGGGAGTTCACGCACACGCACCCCCGTTGCATGAAAGACCGCATTGGCAATAGCGGCGGCCGTTGGAATGGTTGCCGGTTCGCCGATGCCCATCGCGCCGGTGCTGGACTGCCCGCGATTGACATCGATGACGACCGATTCAATTTCCGGAATATCCATGGAGCCGGCTATCTTGTACTGTTCAAGGTTAGGATTAACCATGATGCCCGTTTGGGCGTCAAGCAAACGGTTTTCAAATAGCGCATAGCTGACGCCCTGAATAATTCCGCCGTTAATCTGACTTTCTAACGTGAGACGATTCATCGGACGCCCGCAGTCGTGCACCGCCACGATACGTTTCACTTTGACGACGCCGGTTTCCGTGTCGACTTCCACGTCGGCGAACTGAACGCCGGCGATGAACGGTCCGGCCTGGAGGTGATCTTTAAAACGTTCGCCCGTTACGGTAAATTTTTCGCCGACTATTTTCGACGCCACTTGTTTCCACGTCAGACCCTTTGTCGTATCGGATTGAATGAATATCCTGCCGTCAGCTAACGCGAGTTGATCAACCGTAGTTTTCAGCAGCGGCGCGGCTATATCGAACATTTTCATTTTTGCTAAGTAAGCGGCATTGCGCACTGCGGGAGTAATGCCCGCCGTTGTCTGACTGCCGCCGCTGGCCGGCCCGAGCCCGTAATTCGAATCGCCGATCTTGACAATAATATCGGTCGGTTTCAATCCGAGTTCTTCCGCAACCACCATGGCGACCACAGTCTTGATTCCACCGCCAATATCCTGCACGCCGTTGGTCAGTTCCACCGAGCCGTCACCGGTGACCTGAATAGAAGCTTGAAACCCGGTACCGTAAATATAATACCACACAGAATTCGCTATGCCGACGCCGCGTTTGATCGGCCCGGAATCCGCTCCGGGTTTGCTTTTACGCTTGTCCCAACCGAATTTTTTTGCGCCGATCGCATATTCGGCTTGGCGAACTTCATCATACAACGTATTTTTCTTTCGAAATTCCAGCGGATCGATATTGAGTTTGTAGGCCATTTCATCGATCGCCTGTTCCATCGCAAAAGCGCCTTGCGGATGTCCGGGCGCACGAAATGCCGCGCCGGGTCCGGCATTGGTGAAGATGTCGGATTCTTCGGTATAGATATGTTCCGTTTTGAAATAAATATTTTTCGCAGGCCCTGACGTGCCGGCACCCGTGCCCACGCCGGCCGTTCCGTATGAAACGAGTTTAATAGCCTTAAGCGATCCGTCTTGGGATGCCCCGAGTTTGACCGTTTGCGTAGAATCCGGCCGGTTGCCTACGGCAAGATGTTCCGACTTGCGGTCAAGCATAAAACGAACAGGCGCTTGGGTTTTTTTCGCTAACTTTGCCGCCATAATACCGTAAATGCCCGCGCCGAACTTAGCGCCGAAACCGCCGCCCATGTGTTCCGTCAGCACGCGTACCTGGGTTCGCGGAATTTGAAACACGCCTGCCAATTCGCTCTGCACGCTGAATACACCCTGAGTTGAAGCCCAAACAGTAAGCTGATCGCCTTCCCACTTCGCGACAACGCCGTGCGTCTCCATTGCAGAATGCGTCTGTACTTGCGTGCGGTAAGTTGCTTCGATCACAACATCGGATTGCCTTAGCGCGTTTTCGACTGCGGATAAATTTCCGCTAACTTTAGGTCCGCGAATATTTCCTTTTTGGGAAACATTTCCGCTATCCTCCGGTGCATCGCCTTCGGATGTTTTAGATTCTACACTGGAGTCAAAAACCACCGGCGATTTGGGCGACTTGGCTTGCTCGGCAGTTAAAACAAATTTACGTGTATCATATTCTATCGATATTAGTTTTGCCGCCTCGTGCGCCTGATGCGCTGTCTCCGCAGCGATGGCGCAGATCTCCTGTCCGGCGAAGCGAATGATCATCGGCAGTTTGTCCTGGATGAGTATCACCGATTTAACGCCCGGATAATTTTCCGCTTTGGATATATCGATCTTTCTGATCACGCCCGCGGGGAAATGAGACCGCAAAAAATATCCGTGGAGCATGCCGGGCAACTGAATATCGAAAGTATATTTAGCTCGACCTGTTACCTTGTCCTTGCCCTCAGTGCGAGTAGAACGTCCTCCGATGAATTTAAGTTCATCTCCGCCATCCCATGGTTTCGGCGTGTTATCCGGTATGTCGGCTTTTAACTCTCTCAGATTTTTTTCGACGCCAACTTTGAGCGTTACGGATTTGGACATGGCAACTCCTTTATAACTGTAAAACAGACATTATAAATTATCATGAAAAATAATCAGCGCTAAACCTGCAGAGATTAGAACGATGCCGACCGCTTTCAAAAGGCTGCCTTTGGAAAACATCCTGGGTTTATCTGCGGCCGGTGTCTTTTGTGAATCGGAACGAACAATAGACTGAATGCTTGAGAGAGAAATTTCCACTAGGTCGTAATTTCTGTTAGTAGAATTAAATACATACACGATAATTTGATTGTCGTTGGCAGAAGCCCGGATATATCCGTCAATCCGTTGGGGCTTACCGGTTTCATTTCTGTATTGAATCGTGAAGATCTCATTTTTACCGATGTACTCTCTTTTAAGAAGCGCATAATCGTAAAGGACGGTGGACGATTCCTGAGCCAAAGCAGGAAATGAAAGACATCCAATCGCTATGACATATAAAAAAGTTATCGCTTTCATACAGTCCTCATCAGTTTGTTATTGCGTCCAAATGCCTATCGCGATGACTATGGAAACGGCAATCGCGACGGTTCCGGCAATTTTTGCGCTCCGATCAAATTCAAAAGCGCCCTTTTTAAATGAGATTTCGCTGATATTTTTTAATGGCAGATCCACATCAACAAATTTTCTCTGTTTATGTTCATAATATTGAAATGTGATATAGTTTTCTTTAGGGGAGGAAATGATGTATCCGGTTTCTTCATACATCAGATCCTTCTGAACAAAAAACCGAAGCTGCACGGCTCTTTTTTTTTCGATGAATTCTTTTTTAATTGAATCCATGTTCACCTCGTTATGGCGGTACACGGTTTTGCTGCCGGAACAGCCGGCAAAGAAAAAGGCGAAAACGATCAAGGCCAACTGACTAAAATAAAAAAGCATCTGGGGTTAACCTTGCTTAACTGTTTTCATCACCGCATCAAATACGTTTTGATAAGTTCCGCACCGGCAAAGATTTCCGCTGGTGGCTAATTT
This region includes:
- a CDS encoding xanthine dehydrogenase family protein subunit M, yielding MNKFEYAVPKKIDEVFTFLKEPGSQIKAGGIDLLDLMKEGLTQPQRLVHIRSLEDLHYITQDGRRGIVIGPTATLDEISSSDKLQDAYKALSQAALGAATPQIRNVATLGGNLCQRPRCWYFRSADFDCSRKNGKICYAFDGENQYHAIFGNDEGCVIVHPSATAVALMALDAKLKIASEKAEREIPISEFYVMPSVNMASEHILKQGELITEIIIPPLTPGWTSYYYKQKEKQSFDWPIAEVAVVMHLHEGKCTDSRIVLGAAAPIPWRIQKAEALLKGNIVTKELAQRAAEAAMKDAGPLSKNEYKVQVFKTVIARTICWAAGIDPLK
- a CDS encoding cupin domain-containing protein codes for the protein MEKVNINEKFSMFQDHWSPKIVGEINDTHVKLAKLKGEFIWHHHDNEDEMFLVIKGKLLMRLRDRDLQLNEGEFVIIPKGVDHLPVAEEEVHLLLLEPKTTLNTGNIESERTLRQLENI
- a CDS encoding xanthine dehydrogenase family protein molybdopterin-binding subunit encodes the protein MSKSVTLKVGVEKNLRELKADIPDNTPKPWDGGDELKFIGGRSTRTEGKDKVTGRAKYTFDIQLPGMLHGYFLRSHFPAGVIRKIDISKAENYPGVKSVILIQDKLPMIIRFAGQEICAIAAETAHQAHEAAKLISIEYDTRKFVLTAEQAKSPKSPVVFDSSVESKTSEGDAPEDSGNVSQKGNIRGPKVSGNLSAVENALRQSDVVIEATYRTQVQTHSAMETHGVVAKWEGDQLTVWASTQGVFSVQSELAGVFQIPRTQVRVLTEHMGGGFGAKFGAGIYGIMAAKLAKKTQAPVRFMLDRKSEHLAVGNRPDSTQTVKLGASQDGSLKAIKLVSYGTAGVGTGAGTSGPAKNIYFKTEHIYTEESDIFTNAGPGAAFRAPGHPQGAFAMEQAIDEMAYKLNIDPLEFRKKNTLYDEVRQAEYAIGAKKFGWDKRKSKPGADSGPIKRGVGIANSVWYYIYGTGFQASIQVTGDGSVELTNGVQDIGGGIKTVVAMVVAEELGLKPTDIIVKIGDSNYGLGPASGGSQTTAGITPAVRNAAYLAKMKMFDIAAPLLKTTVDQLALADGRIFIQSDTTKGLTWKQVASKIVGEKFTVTGERFKDHLQAGPFIAGVQFADVEVDTETGVVKVKRIVAVHDCGRPMNRLTLESQINGGIIQGVSYALFENRLLDAQTGIMVNPNLEQYKIAGSMDIPEIESVVIDVNRGQSSTGAMGIGEPATIPTAAAIANAVFHATGVRVRELPMTPAVVFKAIKGA